A single genomic interval of Celeribacter indicus harbors:
- a CDS encoding Y-family DNA polymerase, translating into MFGGPQKRVVSMWFPRLPSERVLRARPVEGPFALTLRTGNADRLYCLNAEAERQGLHRGMSWSDARAFCPDLLSAPARPDLDARFLSALHRWATRYCPWVARDGEDALVLDVTGSTHLWGGEAAMLGDMRDRAARAGLTLRLGCGPTRTAAGAVARYGEGPDDDPRQLPVAALRPDPDIVVALQRSGLRTIADLAGTPRAPLARRFGPELLTRLDQALGHHPDPIAPEADPPRYGLRMSLPEPIGLVEDVMGVTARLLDPLCDRLKAHEMGARKLTLTLRRVDRGSQQVELRLAAPMRDAQRILPLFERGVGEVEAGFGIDQVRLEATLVEPLPVRQTGLSAARSAPDRLDDLITRIGTRIGLENVQRFLPADSHIPERAFVIAPAAFTAPGGGWSCPRPRPLRLFPPEPVAGSGSHPPARLRWRRMSLTTARATGPERIAPEWWLEDEGWRSGLRDYWKVDTREGRRLWLFHTPQDPGWFVQGEFA; encoded by the coding sequence CTCACGCTCAGGACCGGCAATGCCGACCGCCTCTACTGCCTCAACGCCGAAGCCGAGCGGCAGGGACTCCACCGCGGCATGTCCTGGTCCGATGCCCGCGCCTTCTGCCCCGACCTGCTCAGCGCCCCGGCCCGGCCGGATCTCGACGCGCGCTTCCTCTCCGCCCTGCACCGCTGGGCCACGCGCTACTGTCCCTGGGTCGCCCGCGACGGGGAGGATGCGCTGGTGCTCGATGTCACCGGCTCGACCCATCTGTGGGGCGGAGAGGCCGCGATGCTCGGGGACATGCGTGACCGGGCGGCGCGGGCGGGGCTGACCCTGCGGCTCGGCTGCGGCCCGACGCGCACCGCGGCGGGCGCGGTCGCGCGCTACGGGGAAGGGCCGGACGACGACCCGCGGCAGCTTCCGGTGGCCGCCCTGCGCCCCGATCCGGACATCGTCGTCGCGCTCCAGCGATCCGGCCTGCGCACCATCGCGGACCTCGCCGGGACGCCCCGCGCGCCGCTCGCGCGCCGGTTCGGACCGGAGCTGCTGACCCGGCTCGACCAGGCGCTCGGCCACCATCCCGATCCGATCGCCCCGGAGGCCGACCCGCCCCGCTACGGGCTGCGCATGTCCCTGCCCGAGCCGATCGGGCTCGTCGAGGACGTCATGGGCGTGACCGCGCGGCTGCTCGACCCGCTCTGCGACCGGCTCAAGGCGCATGAGATGGGCGCGCGCAAGCTCACCCTCACGCTGCGGCGTGTCGACCGGGGCAGCCAGCAGGTCGAGCTGCGCCTTGCCGCCCCGATGCGCGATGCGCAGCGGATCCTGCCCCTGTTCGAACGCGGCGTGGGCGAGGTGGAGGCGGGGTTCGGCATCGACCAGGTCCGGCTCGAGGCGACCCTCGTCGAGCCGCTGCCCGTCCGGCAGACCGGCCTCTCCGCCGCCCGCTCCGCCCCCGACCGGCTCGACGATCTCATCACCCGGATCGGCACGCGGATCGGGCTGGAGAACGTCCAGCGCTTCCTGCCCGCCGACAGCCATATCCCCGAGCGTGCCTTCGTCATCGCCCCCGCCGCCTTCACCGCGCCCGGCGGCGGCTGGTCCTGTCCGCGCCCGCGCCCCCTCCGCCTCTTCCCGCCCGAACCCGTCGCAGGCTCGGGCAGCCATCCGCCCGCCCGCCTGCGCTGGCGGCGCATGTCGCTGACCACCGCGCGCGCCACCGGCCCCGAACGCATCGCCCCGGAATGGTGGCTCGAGGACGAGGGCTGGCGCTCGGGCCTGCGGGATTACTGGAAGGTCGACACGCGGGAGGGCCGCCGCCTCTGGCTGTTCCATACGCCGCAGGATCCCGGCTGGTTCGTGCAGGGGGAATTCGCATGA